CTGGTGTTTGTGCGCGGGGTAGACCAGGATTACGAGGTGGAGGAGGAGCTGCTGACCGTGGTGAACCTGGCCTCTCGCCCCACAGCTGCACACATTCTGCGCACGGTGTCCGACGCCCTGGCGCGGGCCGGCCTGCCCTGGGACAGGTTGGTGGGCGTCGCGTCCACCGGCACCGAGGCCTGCGGGGCGCTGGTGCCGCTGCTGCAGGAGCGTGCGGGTGGCACCCCACTGCTGCACTGCGCCGGCCTGCTGCACCTGGAGCTGCTGGGCTCACGCCAGCTGGACATGGGCGATGTGGTGGACACGGTGGCTGGCTGGCTGGCGCTGCTGCGTAGCCGGGGGGCGCGCCCGCTGGCGCTGAAGCTGTTGCTGGAGGAGGCTGCCGCGCACCACGGCACCGAGGCCAGCCTGCCGTGCCTGGGCAGCTGGCTGCGCGCTGGCAAGGCTCTCAAGCGCGTTTTCTCCCTGCGCCGCGAGCTCGAGGGCTTTCTGGCTGAGGCGGGCGCGTCCACGGCAGCCCTGCGCAACCCCGACTGGCTCTGTGATCTGGCCTTCCTGGTGGACGTGCAGGCGCACCTGGGCGAGCTGGCCGCGGAGCTGCGCCTGACGGGCGCGTTCGCCTTCAGCGTCCTGGAGCACGTCTGCGCCTTCGGGGACAAGCTGCTGCTACTGCAGGCGCATCTGCGTGACGGAGACCTGACGCTGTTCCCCGCCAGCCGCGAGCTCTGTGCCGAGCTGGAGCAGCAGCAGGGCCCTGGGCAGCGCCACCTCCTGGCCTCCCCCCGCTACGGCCAGGCCCTGAGCCACCTCCACGCCGCCCTGGAGAGCCGCTTCGAGGACCTGCGCTCGGTCAAGAGGGACCTGGACATGTTCGCCGACCCCTTCGCCTTCCCCGTGGAGAACGCGCCCGCCGCCATCCAGGAGGAGCTGGTGCGCATGA
Above is a window of Gracilinanus agilis isolate LMUSP501 unplaced genomic scaffold, AgileGrace unplaced_scaffold42392, whole genome shotgun sequence DNA encoding:
- the EPM2AIP1 gene encoding EPM2A-interacting protein 1, which codes for MAFSKMWAAGPKRRRAEPEEQHVFRPEWTQRYLVVERDDGEGAECLVCRRPIVATRERDVRRHYEAEHEHYEAYAAGGERAALVERLRRGDALAAAALSREERAARAGLSVAHLLALHGRPWAEGGLVRRCLEAVLREALPEHCRLLDDVDLSPESLAQRTLGLARNLQAQLAARGPTFQAFSLALDDQPFVGADGRLLVFVRGVDQDYEVEEELLTVVNLASRPTAAHILRTVSDALARAGLPWDRLVGVASTGTEACGALVPLLQERAGGTPLLHCAGLLHLELLGSRQLDMGDVVDTVAGWLALLRSRGARPLALKLLLEEAAAHHGTEASLPCLGSWLRAGKALKRVFSLRRELEGFLAEAGASTAALRNPDWLCDLAFLVDVQAHLGELAAELRLTGAFAFSVLEHVCAFGDKLLLLQAHLRDGDLTLFPASRELCAELEQQQGPGQRHLLASPRYGQALSHLHAALESRFEDLRSVKRDLDMFADPFAFPVENAPAAIQEELVRMKSSSTLLSEYREENLGSFYAGLPPGCYTELQAVTFRAAALFDSSSISDKAFSYFMKNQARLAQLGTDEQLHALLRLATSNLEPRLDELVRARSRSLA